One genomic window of Salvelinus alpinus chromosome 9, SLU_Salpinus.1, whole genome shotgun sequence includes the following:
- the LOC139584622 gene encoding myb/SANT-like DNA-binding domain-containing protein 4 isoform X2 produces MATRTAYFSPSEAQILMEAYEEVKDIIKKKGNTATVIKQREKAWQSIADRLNALNMNGPKRTWQQVKIKYKNILQNAVKKNTHRQGTGGGSPKADLTPAEDMALELNKGRPVLEGIPGGKETSIGSSQDATRFIQVSGSTVFLLEPPAQAPDDADPGEGPSAAATAHDGDDDEEETISLDSRRHEDPDAIQWENQPGNISSQAIRKLYGNHLRRQIELADIDIQYKKKKMENLALESEIKKRTIRKLDLEIKKLEREVRYAFNVHCMLTVTQMY; encoded by the exons atggcaactagaaccgcgtacttttccccgtcggaagcacaaatcctcatggaggcatacgaggaggtaaaagatataattaagaagaaaggcaacaccgccacagtgataaagcaaagagaaaaagcgtggcaaagtattgcagaccgcctgaatgc attaaacatgaacgggccaaaacggacatggcagcaggtcaaaatcaaatacaagaacattctgcagaatg cagtgaaaaagaatacccacagacaaggcacgggtggtgggtcaccaaaggctgaccttaccccagcagaggacatggccttggagctaaataaaggcaggcccgtcttagaggggatccctggggggaaagagacgagcataggttcctcccaagatgccacccgcttcattcaag tgtctggcagcactgtgttcctgttagagccaccagcacaagcaccagacgatgctgatcca ggtgaaggccccagtgcagcagcaacagcacatgatggagacgatgatgaggaggagaccatctctctggattccagaaggcatgag gacccagatgctatacagtgggaaaaccagcctggcaacata agctcacaagctatcagaaagttgtatggcaaccacctccggcgccaaatagaactggcagacatagacattcagtacaagaagaaaaagatggaaaatcttgcactggagtccgaaataaaaaagaggacaattaggaaactggaccttgaaataaaaaaacttgagagggaggtgagatatgccttcaatgtacactgtatgctaactgtaacacaaatgtattaa
- the LOC139584622 gene encoding uncharacterized protein isoform X4, with the protein MATRTAYFSPSEAQILMEAYEEVKDIIKKKGNTATVIKQREKAWQSIADRLNALNMNGPKRTWQQVKIKYKNILQNAVKKNTHRQGTGGGSPKADLTPAEDMALELNKGRPVLEGIPGGKETSIGSSQDATRFIQVSGSTVFLLEPPAQAPDDADPGEGPSAAATAHDGDDDEEETISLDSRRHEWSLPVLSGGCRTAEQGHNLPHNKECVSGYQSISRCLHLLPWPQKTL; encoded by the exons atggcaactagaaccgcgtacttttccccgtcggaagcacaaatcctcatggaggcatacgaggaggtaaaagatataattaagaagaaaggcaacaccgccacagtgataaagcaaagagaaaaagcgtggcaaagtattgcagaccgcctgaatgc attaaacatgaacgggccaaaacggacatggcagcaggtcaaaatcaaatacaagaacattctgcagaatg cagtgaaaaagaatacccacagacaaggcacgggtggtgggtcaccaaaggctgaccttaccccagcagaggacatggccttggagctaaataaaggcaggcccgtcttagaggggatccctggggggaaagagacgagcataggttcctcccaagatgccacccgcttcattcaag tgtctggcagcactgtgttcctgttagagccaccagcacaagcaccagacgatgctgatcca ggtgaaggccccagtgcagcagcaacagcacatgatggagacgatgatgaggaggagaccatctctctggattccagaaggcatgag tggagccttcctgtactcagtgggggatgcagaacagctgaacaaggccacaatttgccgcacaataaggagtgtgtgtctggctatcaaagcattagcagatgtcttcatctccttccctggccacagaagactctgtga
- the LOC139584622 gene encoding myb/SANT-like DNA-binding domain-containing protein 4 isoform X3, protein MATRTAYFSPSEAQILMEAYEEVKDIIKKKGNTATVIKQREKAWQSIADRLNALNMNGPKRTWQQVKIKYKNILQNAVKKNTHRQGTGGGSPKADLTPAEDMALELNKGRPVLEGIPGGKETSIGSSQDATRFIQVSGSTVFLLEPPAQAPDDADPGEGPSAAATAHDGDDDEEETISLDSRRHEDPDAIQWENQPGNISSQAIRKLYGNHLRRQIELADIDIQYKKKKMENLALESEIKKRTIRKLDLEIKKLERELQEDDTAQNKN, encoded by the exons atggcaactagaaccgcgtacttttccccgtcggaagcacaaatcctcatggaggcatacgaggaggtaaaagatataattaagaagaaaggcaacaccgccacagtgataaagcaaagagaaaaagcgtggcaaagtattgcagaccgcctgaatgc attaaacatgaacgggccaaaacggacatggcagcaggtcaaaatcaaatacaagaacattctgcagaatg cagtgaaaaagaatacccacagacaaggcacgggtggtgggtcaccaaaggctgaccttaccccagcagaggacatggccttggagctaaataaaggcaggcccgtcttagaggggatccctggggggaaagagacgagcataggttcctcccaagatgccacccgcttcattcaag tgtctggcagcactgtgttcctgttagagccaccagcacaagcaccagacgatgctgatcca ggtgaaggccccagtgcagcagcaacagcacatgatggagacgatgatgaggaggagaccatctctctggattccagaaggcatgag gacccagatgctatacagtgggaaaaccagcctggcaacata agctcacaagctatcagaaagttgtatggcaaccacctccggcgccaaatagaactggcagacatagacattcagtacaagaagaaaaagatggaaaatcttgcactggagtccgaaataaaaaagaggacaattaggaaactggaccttgaaataaaaaaacttgagagggag ctccaagaagatgacacagctcaaaataaaaattag
- the LOC139584622 gene encoding putative nuclease HARBI1 isoform X1, with product MKAQNCVFLSALTMACPFVRDVVDEEALVLRRAFRRERVFRDRLDPLAFPDDHLYERYRFSADGIRYLCRLLGPRIKHRTARSHALSVEQMVCVALRFFASGAFLYSVGDAEQLNKATICRTIRSVCLAIKALADVFISFPGHRRLCDIKEEFYRIAGFPNVIGAVDCTHIRIKAPSGAHEADFVNRKSFHSINVQMVCNADCVISNVVAKWPGSVHDSRIFRASEIYQCLSQGEFSGVLLGDRGYGCQPFLLTPFTDPQEAQQAYNHAHARTRARVEMTFGLLKARFHCLHKLRVSPVRACDITVACAVLHNVACLRKERAPRVPPAMDWDNPAIFPDDDSGRLLRDQYVLNYFS from the exons atgaaggcccaaaattgtgtgttcctttctgctctgacaatggcatgcccattcgtgcgagatgtggtggatgaagaagcacttgtgctgaggagagccttcaggcgagaaagggtcttcagggaccggttggacccactggccttccctgatgaccatctatatgaaagatacaggttttctgcagatggcatcaggtatctatgcagactactgggtcccaggattaagcaccgcactgcacggagccatgcactgagtgtggagcaaatggtttgtgtggccttgcgcttttttgctagtggagccttcctgtactcagtgggggatgcagaacagctgaacaaggccacaatttgccgcacaataaggagtgtgtgtctggctatcaaagcattagcagatgtcttcatctccttccctggccacagaagactctgtgacatcaaagaggagttctataggattgcag gtttccccaatgtcattggtgcagtggactgcacacacataaggataaaagccccctcaggtgcccatgaggccgattttgtgaataggaaatcctttcacagcattaatgttcag atggtctgcaatgctgactgtgtgatcagcaatgttgtggcaaaatggcctggctcagtccatgactccagaatctttcgggcctctgaaatctatcagtgcctatcacaag gtgaattctctggtgtgttgctgggagacagggggtatggctgccagccttttctcctgacacctttcacagacccccaggaagcacagcaggcctacaaccatgcccatgccaggaccagggccagagttgaaatgacctttggcctcctgaaggcacgctttcactgccttcacaaattaagggtcagccctgttagggcatgtgatattactgtggcttgtgctgtcctccacaatgtggcctgcctgaggaaggagagggcccccagagtgccaccagccatggactgggacaatccggcaatcttccctgatgacgacagtggtcggctgctgagggaccaatatgtgttgaattattttagttag